The following proteins come from a genomic window of Triticum aestivum cultivar Chinese Spring chromosome 6A, IWGSC CS RefSeq v2.1, whole genome shotgun sequence:
- the LOC123128512 gene encoding peroxidase 56 — protein sequence MMKGMVCLVAVALVLAGSVSIAAAQAAGLKKGFYKKSCPQAEDIAQKVVWKHVAGNRELAAKFLRMFFHDCFVRGCDASVLLDSPTNTAEKDAPPNLSLAGFEVIDEVKAALERACPGVVSCADIVALAARDSVSFQYGKKLWEVETGRRDGTVSSDTQALNEIPAPSSTFDILLTNFSGKGLGLQDLVVLSGGHTIGIGNCNLFSSRLFNFTGKNNPTDTDPSLNPPYAKFLQGQCRRNQQDPNDNTTVVPMDPASSTSFDSHYFVNLKARQGMFTSDATLLTNGRAAALVDKLQDNGVFFDHFKNSIKRMGQIGVLTGASGQIRNKCNVVNS from the exons ATGATGAAGGGCATGGTGTGCCTGGTGGCCGTGGCACTGGTCCTCGCCGGCAGCGTCAGCATTGCGGCGGCGCAGGCGGCCGGGCTGAAGAAGGGCTTCTACAAGAAGAGCTGCCCGCAGGCGGAGGACATCGCGCAGAAGGTGGTGTGGAAGCACGTCGCCGGCAACCGCGAGCTCGCCGCCAAGTTCCTCCGCATGttcttccacgactgcttcgtcagG GGGTGCGATGCGTCGGTGCTTCTGGACTCGCCGACCAACACGGCGGAGAAGGACGCGCCGCCGAACCTGTCGCTGGCCGGGTTCGAGGTCATCGACGAGGTGAAGGCGGCGCTGGAGCGGGCGTGCCCGGGGGTGGTCTCGTGCGCCGACATCGTGGCGCTGGCGGCGCGGGACTCGGTGTCGTTCCAGTACGGGAAGAAGCTGTGGGAGGTGGAGACGGGGCGGCGGGACGGCACCGTGTCCAGCGACACGCAGGCGTTGAACGAGATCCCGGCGCCGTCCTCCACCTTCGACATTCTCCTCACCAACTTCTCCGGCAAGGGCCTCGGCCTCCAGGACCTCGTCGTCCTCTCAG GCGGACACACCATCGGAATAGGCAACTGCAACCTCTTCAGCTCCAGGCTCTTCAACTTCACGGGCAAGAACAACCCCACCGACACCGACCCCTCCCTCAACCCACCCTACGCCAAGTTCCTCCAG GGGCAGTGCAGGCGTAACCAGCAGGACCCGAACGACAACACGACGGTGGTGCCCATGGACCCCGCCAGCAGCACCTCCTTCGACAGCCACTACTTCGTCAACCTCAAGGCGCGGCAGGGGATGTTCACCTCCGACGCCACGCTGCTCACCAACGGCCGCGCCGCCGCGCTCGTCGACAAGCTGCAGGACAACGGCGTCTTCTTCGACCACTTCAAGAACTCCATCAAGCGCATGGGCCAGATCGGCGTCCTCACCGGCGCCAGCGGCCAGATCAGGAACAAGTGCAACGTCGTCAACTCCTAG